A region of the Arcobacter sp. F155 genome:
AATAAAAAAGGAGAATATCCAAAAGCTAGATATAAATTAGATAGATTTTTTATTAAAGATGACCATAGATTTAAAAAACACTATTTAACACTTGATGATATCTTTATTTTCTCTTCAAATATTGGAACCTTACAACTTGCACAAAGACTTACTGGTCCAGAGTTTTTTGAAGGAATGAAAAGGTTTGGTTTTACAAGAAAAACAGGTATTGATTTACCATATGAAAAGAAAGGTGTTATGCCAAAAGTTTGGCAATTTGCTGCAAATGATAAAGAAAAAGAAGATAATGTATTTAAAGCAACAGTATCTTATGGACAAGGTATGACATCAACATTTATGCAAATTATGAAAGCTTACTCAGTTTTTAATAATGGAGGGAAAACTGTTACTCCAAGAATTGTTTCACATATAGAACTAGATAATGAAAAGTTTAAGAAAGATGTATTAGAGGGTGAAAGAATTATTAAAAAATCAACTGCTGATGAAATAAAAAGACTTCTAATTAAAACAGTTCAAAAAGGAACTGGTAGAGCAGCACAAATTGATGGATTAGAAATCGGTGGAAAGACTGGAACTGCTCAAGTAGCAGAAGGTGGAAAGTATGTTAGAAAATATATTTCTTCATTCTTTGGTTTTGTTAATGATGGAGAAAGTTCATATACAATAGGTGTAACAGTAGTAGACCCAATTTCAAGGGGTAAATACTGGTACTATCATTATGCAGCATGGTCAGCTGTACCTGTTTTCAAAGAAACAATAAATAACTTAGTAAAGTTAAACTATCTTACACCAAAAAAAGATATAATTTCAAAAAATTAAATTAATAAAAGGATAAATATGTTTGGTCTTGGTAGAAAAGAACTAAAAGAATATAATTACTCAGCTGAAGAGTTAGCAAAATTTCAATATGCAAAAATAGATACTGAAAAAGGAACCATCTTTATTAAACTTTTTAATAATGAAACTCCGAATACTGTTTCTAACTTTGCAACATTAGCAAATGATGGATTCTATGATGATTTAAACTTCCACAGAGTTATTCCAGGTTTCATGGCACAAGGTGGATGTCCAGAAGGTTCTGGAATGGGTGGTCCTGATTGGGCAATAGAATGTGAAACAGATGCTGAAAAGCAAGTACATAATAAAGGTAGCT
Encoded here:
- a CDS encoding peptidylprolyl isomerase; this translates as MFGLGRKELKEYNYSAEELAKFQYAKIDTEKGTIFIKLFNNETPNTVSNFATLANDGFYDDLNFHRVIPGFMAQGGCPEGSGMGGPDWAIECETDAEKQVHNKGSLSMAHAGPNTGGSQFFICFESQPHLDNQHTVFGEIEEGDEDSFEVLDSIRQGDKINSIKILEKKD